Part of the Nicotiana sylvestris chromosome 2, ASM39365v2, whole genome shotgun sequence genome, TCTACCAGAAATATACAATCGAGAAGCGGAATAGAAACTAATGGCCTCAGATTTGGAAAGACAGATCTCTGCATCTTGCCACTGAGATGATTTAATGTAGATGGAAGCAAGATCATGCCACATTTCCAGCTCCATAGTTCTATTGCGGTTTCCTTCCTCCTATTAAATAAATGAACATTAAACATATAACTTCTTCCTTTCAACAAAAaaatcataataataataataatttcctGAGGGGTTGGAAAGGGGCAGCAAGCAAGACAACAGAAAGGGATTCGTAAGAAAGAAGGTAGTTGAGTCAAAGCTGCAAGCCTTGGTTGCACATTAAAAGAGCCAAAAAAAGATGAAGATGAAAGCAGAGGATTAAGATCTgcttaattaaaaaataaaactcaTGTTTGAccgggcacggagtttaagaaagaacagaaaattttgaaacttgtggtctaaaaCAATCCATatatatttgtgtggctataaatcatctcattaCGGGTAAAATGGGAAGTTTGGCTTTTCAGGTAGCATGGTCTCTTCTCTTATCAATCAATGTCGCAAATCTTATCGTCAATGAATGAGTTAATAAATTCTATAGAACTTCATGACGGTGGATGAAATAACTTGCAAGCCAGAGCTAATAACTCGAATGTTCAAGTTAATGTACCAACTTCAATGAAACTTCATAGTATAATTTTTTTACCTTGAAATAAAACTCTATTCTAGGGAAAGAATCTACGCCACTTAAGATAATTTCTCCTACTACCAGCTCTCTAAGAAACTAAAGACTTACTTTTAATCCTTCCATAATCATGAAATATTGTCAGCGACACCTGGAGAATATAGCCAAAATATATAAAAATGCCTCCTACATGTAAAAGCCCAAAAAAACTTATAAAGCCAACCTATCCCCACCTTCCTCCCCCAACCCCCCAAAAGCGAACATTTTATTTGTACCATACTGAAAATGTAGACAGTTAGGCAATTCATAACAATGACAATGAACAGACTTCTCTGGCTTCAACAGAGAAGAAAGGTCATACTTCAGAAACTCCCACCAACACACACAGAGAATCAAAATGTTTGCAAGAACAAAATTATTTCAATGTAGACTTTAATCTTGAATTCATCTCAAGGAaacatgtttttttcttttcgatAACCAAATTCCAGAGAGCTAGAGGCACACGGTTCGAGGCTAGGTGGAcaatgcccccccccccccccccccacacacacacataccAGGCTTTTGTCTACAACAGGATTCGAAACCATGATTTGGCGCTAACCCACACATCTCAAGGAAACATGTTCTTGGAAGCTATAAGGCATGTATATATGTTCAGCTACAGCTCCGTTCTCTAGATCAAATCCATTGCATATATCCAAATCTTCCCCTCAAAGAGGGAGCCTTCTACACGCATTTAATCATTTAGGCTTTATCAACTATATGGGACTATTAATCTCTGCATTAAGGTTAACTCTATAGCTTTTCGCCTTTTCCATAgccatatttttttttgtattaacCGACACCATCCTGGACACATTTCTAGCTTGACAGCTGCCTCATCAACGAATGCTCCATAAGAAGCAGCTCAAATTCTACTCAGTTAGTCTCACATAGACTGTATAGTTATTTCATTTGCAACCAACATAGAGGATGATGAAGCTTTCTAGAAAATAGTCCACCTCATAAGGGCAATCAACTTACCTTGAGATTTTCCGCCAATCCAAAGCTTTTTCTCTGGACCTGAAGAACAGCAAGAAGCTGACGATATGTTTCTATTGCACTTTTCACTTGGCCTTGTGCAATTTGGAGCTTAGCTTTGGTTCTCAACAGTTCTCCCTGATCCCACTTTCCGCTCTGATCTAGAGCTGCATCAATGATAGTTTCGGCTTCCGGAAACTGCTTCTGAGCTGATAACACCCGAGCTAACAGCATCCACCCTTTCAGAGTAGACCCATCTTCCAATTTAAGCAAGCACTTAGCATAATGGAGTGCCATATCCAACTTCCTTTGCTCGGCATTTTCTACACAAAGATGGTAAATGACGTTGGAGTCATTCATCGTTGTCAGTTCTCCAGCGGATTCCAAGGATTGAAGTGCCTCTGATTGCATCTTAACCCTCTCAGAATCTTTCAAAACCGCTCTAGACTGTGTTGAAAGGGAAAGACCTAAGACATAGTTTGCAACACCAATCAGCCGATCACATCTTCCTTGCATTCTTTCGATAGCTCGGCGAGCAAAATTTATGCCATCTCCTGCATACTCTAAGCTTTCAGCACAGATTCTTGAAGCCAGCAATAAACCTGGAACACAAGTGGGATCCTCGGAACTACTCAATAGTTTCCGCAACAAGTTCAAGGCGGTAAAGTTATCTCCTCCTCCGTAATAACAGAGAGCTAAGATAAGATACCGTTCACGTTGATCTATATTCCTAGGAAGCAATTCTTCTACTTGGTTAGCCAGAGCCGTTAGGCCATCTGAGATAGATAATGCATATGAGAGATGGTCAAGAATCGAAGGATCCCACTCTATACTTTGTAGAGTAACCTTCCTCAATAAAATCATTAAGAGAAGAATGGCCTCTTCAATATTAGTTCTGGGAACAAATGAACTGTCCATTTGGAATCTGAGACTAGGGGGGATGTATTCACTTCCACTATatagaagaaaaatggaaaactctTTTTGAATCTTTGCATTAGTTTGGACATCAAGATTCCACCGATGAAGAAGAGCTCGGCGGTATGATATAATTGCTTCCCGTGGTGAATCTGCGAGTATCCATAATTGGGGAAGCAGCTCAACAGCGTTGCTGAGAGTTTCCTGTAATTTACAGTCAGCACCAAAGTTTTCAGGCAAGCCTTCTGGTAATGAAGATTCAACAATGTCCAGAATAACAGTGCACGATTGAGCAGCTTCTGCAAAAATATTTGGGGAATGCATCAGATAAAGATAAAACCCGCAGTTTCTAGGCTTTCAGGTTCACATAATTCcttatcatgttgtgtgcacaatCACATGTAGACATGGCAGAATAAAAATGTACAAAAGCTGCCTCAGGAGGCAGATAGAGATGTGCGCATGTAGGGTATCTCAGAAGCAAGGAAAAGCTTTTCTCATACTACCCCAAAAGTGAAAAATCTAACTAAAAAGCCAAATTATGAAATTTACCAGGTCATCTCGAAAATTAACACTCGTGATTTAAAAGAAAAAGTAAGACCAAACAATGAACTTAACAAGCACTAGCAATCAACAAAAACAGAAAATAATTTGCATTGTTCGATGGAAGGCCCAGAGGATGGATACAGTACTGCAAGAGAGGTAGTGCAAATTTTAACAGAGTTGAACATAACTCGTACACATAAAAAAGTTTGCAAATACACCTGATGAATAACATTAACACACTAATTTCAGCATACTGACCAAAGTTGTCGTAACTGAAAATGACTGTCAAATTGAAACACCTAAACAAAGATATTATAACAACTACTATGCAACAATGGCAAGCTTGTTGGGGTCGGCTATATGAATTGTCATAATTCATTTCGCTCTATTTGGACATATGTAAGAAAATATATTGATTACGAAAAATGAACTGAAAGACTACTACGTATAGTCTAACCTTTACACCTCCCAAGAACCTGCAACGATTTTGCTTTAAGAAAGACTGCTTCCAGGAGCAAACTCACAGCATGTATTGACATTGGTGATTTATCATACTTCTGTGAACGTCTCTTTTTAGTTCGAGCTCTTATGGCAAGGGTGACTTTGATTTTAGTAGTCACTGAGGCAATATCTATTCCTTCAAACACATGTAGAGCAGCCTCTATATTTCCCTTTTGGTACTCATATCTT contains:
- the LOC104230487 gene encoding protein NPGR2-like, which encodes MKNDNNPGKARRSLKLRKIMKCFCSGEQLQIDDRDESLATKDYTTRLRSSRAREAEQKPDIGDIEEAESSLRESGALNYEEARALLGRYEYQKGNIEAALHVFEGIDIASVTTKIKVTLAIRARTKKRRSQKYDKSPMSIHAVSLLLEAVFLKAKSLQVLGRCKEAAQSCTVILDIVESSLPEGLPENFGADCKLQETLSNAVELLPQLWILADSPREAIISYRRALLHRWNLDVQTNAKIQKEFSIFLLYSGSEYIPPSLRFQMDSSFVPRTNIEEAILLLMILLRKVTLQSIEWDPSILDHLSYALSISDGLTALANQVEELLPRNIDQRERYLILALCYYGGGDNFTALNLLRKLLSSSEDPTCVPGLLLASRICAESLEYAGDGINFARRAIERMQGRCDRLIGVANYVLGLSLSTQSRAVLKDSERVKMQSEALQSLESAGELTTMNDSNVIYHLCVENAEQRKLDMALHYAKCLLKLEDGSTLKGWMLLARVLSAQKQFPEAETIIDAALDQSGKWDQGELLRTKAKLQIAQGQVKSAIETYRQLLAVLQVQRKSFGLAENLKEEGNRNRTMELEMWHDLASIYIKSSQWQDAEICLSKSEAISFYSASRLYISGLLQQSKGLYKAALRDYTKALAIDPCHIPSLISTAVVLRQIGDHSPGIVRSFLMEALRLDRTSASAWHNLGLLYKEEGEAMEAAECFQAAILLQETEPIEPFR